A region of Salvia splendens isolate huo1 chromosome 17, SspV2, whole genome shotgun sequence DNA encodes the following proteins:
- the LOC121774474 gene encoding WUSCHEL-related homeobox 2-like: MEGEREDQNVGNGGSRWNPTKEQINMLESLYKQGLRTPTAEQIQQITARLRDYGYIEGKNVFYWFQNHKARQRQKQKQKQETFAFYNRFLHSPTPLFPPPYQNVICSPCYLPTSKNDAMYYQQHPKVQLPTASGGFKRSRTSTDSQSMEHISCSSHDQETLDLFPIHPSGILQSRSHDNDQNEFKNPSFSADNSPKLSTSSDDQPFFNFFSGN, encoded by the exons ATGGAGGGGGAAAGGGAAGATCAGAATGTAGGAAATGGAGGGTCGAGATGGAATCCAACGAAGGAGCAGATAAACATGCTGGAAAGCTTGTACAAGCAGGGCTTGAGAACCCCAACTGCTGAGCAGATTCAGCAGATCACTGCAAGGCTCAGAGATTATGGCTACATCGAGGGCAAAAACGTCTTTTACTGGTTCCAGAACCATAAAGCCAGGCAGAGGCAGAAGCAGAAGCAGAAGCAGGAGACTTTTGCTTTCTATAATCGCTTTCTCCATTCGCCTACTCCTCTTTTTCCTCCTCCTTACCAGAATG TGATTTGCAGCCCATGCTACCTTCCTACATCAAAGAATGATGCAATGTATTACCAGCAGCATCCCAAGGTACAACTCCCCACTGCATCAGGTGGTTTCAAGAGGTCAAGAACAAGCACTGATTCCCAATCAATGGAGCATATAAGCTGCAGCAGCCATGATCAGGAAACACTGGATTTATTTCCAATCCACCCCTCCGGGATTTTGCAGTCAAGAAGTCATGATAATGATCAGAATGAATTCAAGAACCCTAGTTTTAGTGCAGATAATTCACCAAAGCTGTCAACTTCTAGTGATGATCAACcctttttcaatttcttttctGGGAATTGA